In one Sphingobacterium daejeonense genomic region, the following are encoded:
- a CDS encoding TonB-dependent receptor yields MITAQGQTPVKGKVQNAMGKNLQGVTVQDKKNNVTIQSDRNGNFQLQKGSKPLEIIKFSAIGFEDKEVLLDTVDQTSDNGWRIVMIPLSLELDEVLVTGRRNNSYLTNSVEMGGKFSGTLKDLPQSVSLVSKEFMEDKQAFLITDMAQDLAGVNLASSYDDFTIRGFRSGYNSGLRLVNGMRSAYGYGTSYFRSPLTVNLETIEVLKGPGASLFGDIVPGGTINMVTKKPLEEEKLDVNFAFGSFQTLRSTIDLTGALDSSKKILYRLNVGYENSKTFRDNNQRKTLLIAPSFTFKPVDGTQIDVDMVYDNFNGFLDRGIGIRNNDLYALPRGFNVNQPSDYFHSNFITLSAILSQKINENLNFHASYMKAIYQEDLNELRTLNTFSDAPANTIMNMRFLEKKMKDYTDNLVSYLSYSNHWGNTEHRMILGVDYASYSPDRDNVQKEARSRVLDGDTVRLTVDLDNPIKELISPSSYVWLPQASFPFLNPYKSLGIYIQDQVTIGDKWHIIFGLRHERYSSSSADLQETYNTSQSSWLPRLGLTYKINNQVNYFASYSQGYIPVGADFVHNHENYGSNTAFKPEKSCQIETGFKMGFFNNQLQTEMSVFHINRRNMLMSTGAVSEAGFPIYRQSGEVYSQGIELDFRGQITKDFQLSGNYSFNHTEVKTSSIQSEVGQMLPNAPRHVVGLWAKYVIPKNALKGLGFGAGLSHVSSRRMENFARKDDQGNEQWDKWPAYATINAALYYHVKGVRLSLNANNILDKYYYLGGFDYTRGFVGAPRNFMVSMGYSF; encoded by the coding sequence ATGATTACGGCACAAGGACAAACACCTGTGAAAGGTAAAGTTCAAAATGCTATGGGGAAAAACCTGCAAGGGGTAACAGTGCAGGATAAAAAAAATAATGTTACTATTCAATCCGATCGAAATGGAAACTTTCAACTTCAGAAGGGATCAAAACCTTTGGAAATTATAAAGTTTTCAGCAATTGGATTTGAAGACAAAGAGGTGTTACTGGACACTGTAGATCAAACTTCAGACAATGGATGGAGGATCGTAATGATTCCTTTGTCTTTAGAGTTGGATGAAGTGTTGGTAACTGGAAGAAGGAACAACTCTTACCTCACAAATTCTGTAGAAATGGGAGGGAAGTTCTCAGGAACTTTAAAAGACCTTCCGCAATCTGTATCATTGGTCAGCAAAGAGTTTATGGAAGATAAACAGGCCTTTCTGATTACAGATATGGCACAAGATCTCGCAGGTGTCAATCTAGCTTCCAGCTATGATGACTTTACGATTAGAGGGTTTAGAAGCGGGTACAATAGTGGCCTGCGCTTGGTAAATGGTATGCGGTCAGCATATGGGTATGGCACTAGCTATTTTAGATCTCCATTGACCGTTAATTTAGAAACAATAGAAGTTCTAAAAGGTCCAGGAGCATCCTTGTTCGGAGACATAGTTCCTGGAGGAACAATCAATATGGTCACCAAAAAACCGCTCGAAGAAGAGAAGTTAGACGTCAACTTCGCTTTTGGATCATTTCAAACTTTAAGGTCTACAATTGACCTCACTGGAGCATTGGACTCATCCAAAAAAATCCTATATAGATTGAATGTAGGATACGAAAATTCGAAAACCTTTCGCGATAATAATCAGAGAAAAACCTTATTGATTGCACCATCATTTACCTTTAAGCCGGTCGATGGAACTCAAATTGATGTCGATATGGTATATGATAACTTTAACGGATTCTTAGATAGAGGGATAGGTATTAGAAATAATGATTTATATGCTTTACCAAGAGGATTTAATGTAAATCAACCAAGCGACTATTTTCATTCAAACTTTATAACCCTTTCGGCAATATTATCTCAAAAAATAAACGAAAACCTGAACTTTCACGCCAGTTACATGAAAGCTATTTATCAAGAAGATTTAAATGAACTCAGAACATTGAATACATTTTCAGATGCGCCAGCAAATACAATCATGAATATGAGATTTCTCGAAAAGAAAATGAAAGACTACACCGATAACTTAGTGTCTTATTTGTCCTATTCTAATCATTGGGGAAATACTGAGCACCGAATGATTTTAGGTGTTGACTATGCATCATATTCACCGGATAGAGATAATGTTCAAAAAGAAGCAAGAAGTAGGGTGTTGGACGGAGATACTGTACGGTTAACTGTGGATTTGGATAACCCAATTAAAGAACTAATCAGTCCATCGTCATATGTGTGGCTACCTCAAGCAAGTTTTCCGTTTTTAAATCCATATAAATCGTTGGGGATATATATTCAGGATCAAGTAACGATTGGTGATAAATGGCATATCATTTTTGGCTTGAGACATGAAAGATATAGTTCAAGCAGTGCAGACCTCCAAGAAACATACAATACGTCACAGAGCAGTTGGTTGCCTAGATTAGGATTGACTTATAAAATAAATAATCAGGTAAACTATTTTGCAAGTTATTCCCAAGGATATATCCCTGTAGGAGCTGATTTTGTCCATAACCATGAAAACTATGGCTCAAATACAGCATTTAAACCAGAGAAAAGCTGCCAAATAGAAACGGGTTTTAAAATGGGATTCTTTAATAATCAATTACAAACAGAGATGTCTGTGTTTCATATTAATCGACGCAATATGTTGATGAGCACAGGAGCAGTATCAGAAGCAGGCTTCCCAATTTATAGACAATCTGGAGAAGTGTATTCTCAGGGTATAGAATTGGATTTCAGAGGACAGATTACTAAAGACTTTCAGCTCTCAGGAAACTATAGTTTTAACCATACAGAAGTAAAAACATCATCTATACAATCGGAGGTTGGGCAAATGCTGCCAAATGCCCCTAGGCATGTAGTTGGTTTATGGGCAAAATACGTCATCCCCAAGAATGCTTTAAAAGGATTGGGTTTTGGGGCAGGATTAAGCCATGTGTCAAGCCGGAGAATGGAAAATTTTGCCAGAAAAGATGATCAAGGAAATGAACAATGGGATAAATGGCCAGCTTATGCCACAATTAACGCAGCACTTTATTACCATGTCAAAGGGGTAAGGCTTTCCCTAAATGCCAATAATATACTTGATAAGTACTATTATTTAGGAGGATTTGATTACACCAGAGGGTTTGTCGGAGCACCTAGAAACTTTATGGTCTCTATGGGATATTCATTCTAA
- a CDS encoding M23 family metallopeptidase, whose amino-acid sequence MTKKKTAVEILDSNGDSNLKIQIPTIVVKNWKYILAGGIFTICLICATIVYVATKTTSDHYEKQLSKQIEALEEARQNLALEEATNQLSTVQIQKSFDAIDSAVNQINAKMRRRGLKEFAPKLKNAGGPVEEEVNLNEMIKYYEATVKKLDKKLEGVPLGRPHNGNITSRFGYRRNPFTNRGIEMHSGIDISGRTGEPIMATAAGKVVFAGYKGQYGKVVIVEHTNGWETRYAHLSSTKVSKGQKVEAGQQIGKLGSTGRSTGPHLHYELLSFGRKINPEKTLIFN is encoded by the coding sequence ATGACAAAAAAGAAGACTGCCGTTGAAATTCTAGACTCAAACGGCGATTCGAATTTGAAGATTCAGATTCCAACTATTGTAGTAAAGAATTGGAAATATATCCTTGCAGGAGGAATCTTCACTATTTGCTTGATATGTGCAACAATTGTATATGTTGCCACCAAAACGACAAGCGATCATTATGAAAAACAGTTAAGTAAACAGATTGAGGCTCTTGAAGAAGCTCGTCAAAACTTGGCTCTTGAAGAGGCTACCAATCAATTAAGTACCGTCCAGATTCAAAAATCTTTTGATGCTATTGATAGTGCAGTAAACCAAATTAATGCCAAAATGCGCAGAAGAGGATTAAAAGAGTTTGCTCCGAAGCTTAAAAATGCTGGTGGTCCTGTAGAAGAAGAGGTAAATCTTAATGAAATGATTAAGTACTATGAGGCTACGGTGAAGAAATTAGACAAGAAATTAGAGGGTGTTCCATTAGGTAGACCTCACAATGGTAATATTACTTCAAGATTTGGCTATCGTAGAAATCCATTCACCAACAGAGGTATCGAAATGCATTCAGGTATTGACATTAGTGGAAGAACAGGTGAACCAATTATGGCTACAGCCGCTGGAAAAGTGGTTTTTGCAGGTTATAAAGGTCAATATGGCAAGGTAGTCATTGTTGAACATACGAACGGTTGGGAGACCAGGTATGCTCACCTTTCTAGCACCAAAGTAAGTAAGGGACAAAAAGTTGAGGCAGGTCAACAAATTGGCAAACTCGGAAGTACCGGAAGATCAACAGGTCCACATCTACATTATGAGTTGTTGAGTTTTGGAAGAAAGATAAACCCGGAAAAAACTTTGATATTCAATTAA
- a CDS encoding ABC transporter substrate-binding protein translates to MKIFKIIPLFITMVLLLVSCNKKTEKNQSGDIIAVDSRGKTVQLEKFAERAVVLFAPMVDQLYMLQAGQQIIGIPEQLYLTPSTYSALSQLDQRIANKTLATPTFGGRSANLESVVGLKPDLAVVYEVDTETISQLEELGVPVFTVSSKGEASIFNELKEVSKLFGKEDRADKLIQYVKGELMKMRPEPKAVKKKVYYAWSKGRIFSTSGKGSLMDLAIESAGAQNACPLEMEAPNIGAELIYQWNPDLIILWNSEPNDVYKLKELAALPAVINKQVFELKPTFNFDPHTLKFLLFAKQLHHWCYPEKGYDPNNDIKNSLTVLYGQEINQ, encoded by the coding sequence ATGAAAATCTTTAAAATCATACCGCTTTTCATTACAATGGTTTTGTTATTAGTTAGTTGTAACAAAAAAACCGAAAAGAATCAGAGTGGAGATATTATTGCGGTCGATAGTCGAGGGAAAACTGTTCAACTGGAAAAATTTGCAGAAAGAGCAGTGGTATTATTTGCACCAATGGTGGATCAACTATATATGCTGCAAGCAGGTCAACAGATTATTGGAATTCCGGAACAGTTGTACCTCACTCCATCTACATATTCAGCTTTATCTCAATTGGACCAAAGAATTGCAAACAAAACATTGGCAACACCAACTTTTGGAGGGCGCTCTGCTAATCTCGAATCGGTAGTAGGATTAAAACCAGACTTGGCGGTAGTTTATGAAGTAGATACCGAAACAATATCCCAACTCGAAGAATTAGGAGTGCCAGTATTTACAGTTTCTAGCAAAGGTGAAGCAAGTATTTTTAATGAACTGAAAGAAGTATCAAAGCTCTTTGGAAAAGAAGATAGGGCAGATAAATTAATTCAATATGTGAAAGGAGAGCTCATGAAAATGCGTCCCGAACCAAAAGCTGTTAAGAAAAAAGTATACTACGCATGGTCTAAGGGAAGGATATTTTCAACTTCAGGAAAAGGAAGTTTAATGGATTTGGCCATTGAATCTGCAGGAGCACAAAATGCTTGCCCTCTGGAAATGGAAGCCCCAAATATCGGAGCAGAATTAATATATCAATGGAACCCAGATTTAATAATCTTATGGAATTCTGAACCAAATGACGTGTATAAATTGAAAGAATTGGCTGCATTACCAGCAGTAATAAACAAACAAGTCTTTGAATTGAAACCGACTTTTAATTTCGACCCCCATACCCTCAAGTTTTTATTGTTTGCAAAACAGTTACATCATTGGTGTTACCCTGAAAAAGGATATGACCCAAATAATGATATTAAAAATTCTCTAACTGTCCTTTATGGACAGGAAATAAATCAATAA
- a CDS encoding ABC transporter ATP-binding protein, protein MDVNAEFNAGELSVILGRNGSGKSSLFNILSGLERKYDGEVYFDGVGRKEIKPHKDAKVRIGFMPQFHHSTFPFQVLDVLLTGRAAFSKYAPTAKDKKMALDTLQSFGLEHLKDKPYTSLSGGERQLILLCRILLQEPDVLFLDEPTNHLDLHYQVAVLNHIKRLVKKGTTVICIMHDPNLAFMYGDRFFLMKDSKLSELSETNINDRLIALEKTYGVGLENVPYPNGHLIVPKVNINGD, encoded by the coding sequence GTGGACGTCAATGCAGAATTCAATGCAGGAGAACTAAGTGTAATCCTTGGAAGAAATGGATCCGGTAAATCATCCCTGTTCAATATATTATCAGGATTAGAACGTAAATATGATGGTGAAGTATATTTCGATGGGGTAGGAAGAAAAGAAATTAAACCACATAAAGACGCAAAAGTAAGAATTGGCTTTATGCCACAGTTTCATCATAGTACTTTTCCTTTCCAAGTTCTAGATGTTCTTTTAACTGGAAGGGCAGCATTTTCCAAATATGCTCCCACTGCGAAAGATAAAAAAATGGCCTTAGATACATTGCAGTCATTCGGACTGGAGCATCTGAAGGATAAACCATATACTTCCTTATCTGGAGGGGAGCGACAATTAATTCTATTGTGCCGGATTTTACTGCAAGAACCTGATGTGTTATTTCTCGATGAACCAACAAACCACCTCGATTTGCATTATCAAGTCGCTGTATTGAACCATATTAAAAGATTGGTGAAAAAAGGAACAACAGTGATTTGCATTATGCATGATCCGAATTTAGCATTCATGTATGGGGATAGATTTTTTTTGATGAAGGACTCCAAGTTAAGTGAATTGTCAGAAACTAACATCAATGATAGGTTGATAGCCCTTGAAAAAACATACGGAGTTGGACTGGAAAATGTACCATATCCAAATGGACACTTAATAGTACCTAAAGTTAATATAAATGGAGATTAA
- the ureG gene encoding urease accessory protein UreG, with amino-acid sequence MPARNYVKIGVAGPVGSGKTALIERLTRSMSDEYSICVVTNDIYTKEDAMYLQQNSALPAERIMGVETGGCPHTAIREDASMNIEAVEDLAHRFPDAEIIFVESGGDNLTATFSPDLADVTIFVLDVAEGEKMPRKGGPGITRSDLLLINKIDLAPYVNADLEVMRKDTLKMRGERPFIFTNMMTLDGLEDVKNWIRKYALLEN; translated from the coding sequence ATGCCAGCAAGAAATTATGTAAAAATTGGAGTAGCCGGACCCGTAGGTTCCGGAAAAACAGCATTGATCGAAAGACTAACTAGATCAATGTCTGATGAATACAGCATCTGTGTAGTCACAAATGACATCTATACTAAAGAAGATGCAATGTACTTACAACAGAATTCTGCTTTACCTGCAGAACGAATTATGGGAGTTGAAACAGGTGGCTGCCCTCATACAGCCATTCGTGAAGATGCTTCAATGAATATCGAAGCCGTAGAAGACTTAGCACACCGTTTCCCAGATGCAGAAATAATATTCGTGGAAAGTGGAGGCGATAATCTTACCGCAACTTTCAGCCCTGACCTCGCTGATGTAACAATTTTTGTCCTCGACGTAGCGGAAGGTGAAAAAATGCCTAGAAAAGGCGGACCCGGAATCACAAGATCAGACCTATTGCTGATTAATAAAATCGACTTGGCACCTTACGTAAATGCTGACTTAGAGGTAATGAGAAAAGATACCCTAAAAATGCGCGGAGAAAGACCCTTTATTTTCACCAACATGATGACCTTAGATGGGTTGGAAGATGTGAAAAATTGGATTAGAAAATATGCCCTATTAGAAAATTAA
- a CDS encoding urease accessory protein UreE, with protein MIIINELPNVQVDKKPSIQDSLELEWYEVNKTLIKRSSKLGEKVHVQLMEKITYQDAQVIYMDEKRSLQIEIKPCLSIVLESQDLTTIGRFCFDVGNRHLPIFQIKHNQIAVSYDARLFQALKEKYNEQVRLEELKLLPNQALKPFGNFM; from the coding sequence ATGATTATCATAAACGAATTACCAAACGTACAGGTCGATAAGAAACCATCGATTCAAGATTCTCTGGAACTGGAATGGTATGAAGTAAATAAAACTTTAATCAAGAGAAGTTCCAAATTAGGAGAGAAAGTTCACGTCCAGCTGATGGAAAAAATTACATATCAAGATGCTCAAGTAATTTATATGGACGAAAAACGTAGTCTTCAGATCGAGATAAAACCATGCCTATCGATTGTCCTTGAATCTCAAGATTTGACCACAATTGGAAGGTTTTGTTTTGATGTCGGAAACCGCCATTTGCCAATTTTTCAAATTAAGCATAATCAAATTGCGGTTTCATACGATGCTAGATTGTTCCAAGCATTGAAAGAAAAGTACAACGAACAAGTACGATTGGAAGAATTGAAACTATTGCCAAATCAAGCGTTAAAGCCATTTGGGAATTTTATGTAA
- the mutY gene encoding A/G-specific adenine glycosylase, with protein sequence MSFSERILAWYSTHKRALPWRETKNPYVIWLSEIILQQTRVEQGMPYFLRFVENYPNVTKFANADEADILRLWQGLGYYSRARNMHKASKQVIDLHKGVFPVDYHDLLKLPGVGEYTAAAISSFANNQPYAVLDGNVFRVLARYFGIHEPINSTAGKKIFANLAAEMLDLNHPAEYNQAIMDFGSMQCKPKNPNCEECILRLDCVAYQDNLVDQLPQKIKAKKSRDRFFHYFIIQKEDSVLMSQRTEGDVWANLFEFPMIETTTDLNVAELVQMKEYQEAFGNIQPIQIKGQIKHILSHQNIFCQILYLKYR encoded by the coding sequence ATGTCGTTTTCGGAAAGAATCCTAGCCTGGTACTCTACCCATAAAAGAGCACTGCCATGGCGGGAAACAAAGAATCCATATGTTATTTGGCTATCAGAAATTATACTGCAACAGACTCGTGTTGAACAGGGAATGCCATATTTTTTAAGATTTGTAGAAAACTATCCGAATGTAACAAAATTCGCAAACGCTGACGAAGCCGATATTTTGAGGCTATGGCAAGGATTAGGTTATTACTCCAGAGCCAGAAATATGCACAAAGCAAGCAAACAAGTCATTGATTTACATAAAGGCGTTTTTCCCGTTGATTATCATGATCTGTTAAAATTACCGGGGGTAGGCGAATATACTGCCGCAGCAATCTCCTCTTTCGCAAATAATCAACCTTATGCTGTATTAGATGGGAATGTATTTAGAGTATTGGCTAGATATTTCGGTATTCACGAACCAATCAATAGCACTGCAGGAAAGAAAATATTCGCAAATCTCGCTGCGGAAATGCTCGATCTAAATCATCCTGCGGAATACAACCAAGCCATTATGGATTTTGGATCAATGCAATGTAAACCGAAGAATCCAAACTGTGAAGAATGTATTCTTAGGTTGGATTGTGTCGCATATCAAGATAATTTGGTGGACCAATTGCCCCAAAAAATAAAAGCTAAAAAAAGCAGAGATCGGTTTTTCCATTACTTTATTATTCAAAAAGAAGATTCTGTACTGATGTCTCAAAGAACAGAAGGGGATGTATGGGCCAATCTGTTTGAATTTCCAATGATTGAAACTACTACCGACTTGAATGTAGCAGAATTGGTACAAATGAAAGAGTACCAAGAAGCTTTTGGAAATATACAGCCTATTCAGATTAAAGGACAAATAAAACATATTTTGAGCCATCAGAATATTTTTTGCCAAATTTTATACCTTAAATATCGATAA
- the hypB gene encoding hydrogenase nickel incorporation protein HypB: MHELSIVKDIFQTLEDAYPDTYKDIVKIEIQAGLLSNIQPILIQNAFEAYVEEFKEYQDVELEVTILPIIAYCKSCNKNFEVQFHRFVCECGNPSDQIIQGEELKISKVTFNKKIMNIHTPKSNQMPVGSVQCENTSLNLLKANDFVAKAIRDRIPNICVINICSSPGSGKTTLMQETGKRLGKDLNIAVLVGDPETERDAVRMREVGINALQIVTGGMCHIEAQMILQALDHIDLEGVDLLFIENVGNLVCPAAFDLGEDYRVTVLAATEGDDKPKKYPRMFLTSELMVVSKADLLPYVPFSVEAAAKDAREVNPNLDVNLNK, encoded by the coding sequence ATGCACGAACTGTCCATAGTAAAAGATATTTTCCAAACATTGGAAGATGCATATCCCGATACATACAAAGACATTGTTAAGATTGAAATCCAGGCAGGATTATTAAGCAATATTCAACCGATATTAATTCAAAATGCTTTTGAGGCATATGTTGAAGAATTTAAGGAATATCAAGATGTTGAACTGGAAGTAACTATCCTTCCAATAATAGCATATTGTAAATCCTGCAATAAAAATTTTGAAGTACAATTCCACCGATTCGTTTGTGAATGCGGTAATCCTTCTGATCAAATAATACAGGGGGAAGAATTGAAAATAAGTAAAGTAACATTTAATAAGAAAATCATGAATATACATACACCAAAGAGTAACCAAATGCCAGTTGGTTCAGTTCAATGTGAAAATACTTCATTGAACCTTTTAAAAGCAAATGATTTTGTAGCTAAGGCAATACGCGATCGTATTCCAAATATTTGCGTAATCAATATATGTTCCTCTCCAGGTAGCGGTAAAACAACGTTAATGCAAGAAACCGGCAAACGACTCGGTAAAGATCTTAATATTGCAGTATTGGTAGGTGATCCCGAAACTGAAAGAGATGCAGTTCGGATGCGTGAAGTTGGTATTAATGCATTACAAATTGTAACAGGTGGGATGTGCCATATTGAAGCACAAATGATCTTACAAGCATTAGATCATATCGACTTGGAAGGTGTCGACCTTTTATTTATCGAAAATGTAGGAAACTTAGTGTGTCCAGCAGCTTTTGATTTAGGTGAAGATTATAGAGTAACTGTCCTAGCAGCAACTGAAGGTGATGACAAACCTAAAAAATATCCGCGTATGTTCTTGACAAGCGAATTAATGGTCGTGTCAAAAGCAGATTTATTGCCTTATGTCCCATTCTCGGTTGAAGCAGCAGCTAAAGATGCAAGAGAAGTAAATCCAAATCTAGATGTAAATCTCAATAAGTAG
- a CDS encoding urease accessory protein UreD, whose translation MESAIKVNAEREGHKTVLKESYHSAPYKLTYYGSPTFHEHLEMIIMSASPGVMDGDILTIDVHAKEEAELKVFTQSFNKVHPMKEGATQLTTVHVDNDAILQYIPHPITPFKDSIFLAKNEIHLQKEGVLIWGDIICSGRVHMKESFVFTQLHSITKIFRNGKLIFIDNQFLSPAKQPIQKMLFFEGYTHQATLLFSSSFAKDLKLELDEILAQEYEDITYGFTQAADDVVIFRALGNNGELLYDFLLMLGQLCWEFSQHKISEKNQASTEQEKLKNKGNVEITSRNKENPKEIQSVKAKRQRSSKLRIKK comes from the coding sequence ATGGAAAGTGCTATAAAAGTCAATGCGGAGAGGGAAGGCCATAAAACTGTACTGAAAGAAAGTTATCATAGTGCCCCATATAAATTGACTTATTATGGGTCTCCAACATTTCATGAACACCTTGAAATGATCATTATGAGTGCCTCACCTGGTGTAATGGATGGCGATATCCTAACAATTGACGTGCATGCAAAAGAAGAAGCCGAATTAAAGGTGTTTACGCAATCCTTTAACAAAGTGCACCCAATGAAAGAAGGAGCAACCCAGTTGACTACAGTACATGTAGACAATGATGCAATCCTACAATATATACCGCATCCAATAACCCCATTCAAAGACTCAATATTCCTCGCAAAAAATGAAATCCATTTGCAAAAGGAAGGGGTCCTGATTTGGGGAGATATTATTTGCTCAGGAAGAGTGCATATGAAAGAGTCATTTGTCTTCACGCAATTGCATTCAATCACTAAAATTTTTCGAAATGGGAAATTGATTTTTATTGATAACCAGTTTCTGAGCCCTGCGAAGCAACCCATTCAAAAAATGCTGTTTTTTGAAGGATATACCCATCAGGCAACTCTGTTGTTTTCAAGCTCTTTTGCAAAAGACTTGAAACTTGAATTGGATGAAATATTAGCCCAAGAATATGAAGATATTACTTACGGATTCACGCAAGCAGCAGATGATGTAGTCATTTTTAGAGCATTAGGTAATAATGGTGAATTACTCTATGACTTCTTGCTGATGCTAGGACAGTTATGTTGGGAGTTTTCTCAACATAAAATATCAGAAAAAAATCAGGCCTCCACAGAGCAAGAAAAATTGAAGAATAAAGGCAATGTAGAAATTACTTCAAGAAATAAGGAAAACCCAAAAGAAATACAATCTGTCAAGGCTAAAAGGCAAAGGTCAAGCAAATTAAGGATAAAGAAATAA
- a CDS encoding FecCD family ABC transporter permease, with protein sequence MRVQIKKALLFIIPLILILFSLAWGSTGILSISELFGQIAALFQKEVLGQEIEIDQNMATILWQVRLPRILLTFMVGSALAVSGAVLQAIFRNPIVDPFSLGISSGAAFGAALSMLVSFFSITLSAFLFGVLAVGITYLVSYSKTRTTLITMVLSGMIISGVFTAFLTVLQYLSDPYKLQAIVQWTMGNLHTASWEKVKTSALPIVGGIMLIIIFRWRLNLLALGDEESMAVGVNPKGMKLLMVGLATMITAASVAAVGMISLFGLIVPHVTRIIFGPNNQIGVFANVSIGGTFLLLIDDLSRTLMPFEIPVGVFTMLLGAPLFIYLMRKNAVNWN encoded by the coding sequence ATGAGAGTTCAAATAAAAAAGGCATTACTTTTTATTATTCCTTTAATACTGATCCTGTTTTCATTAGCATGGGGCAGTACCGGTATATTAAGTATATCTGAACTTTTTGGACAAATTGCAGCACTATTCCAAAAGGAAGTATTGGGCCAAGAAATTGAAATAGACCAAAACATGGCAACAATCCTTTGGCAGGTTCGCCTGCCCAGGATTTTGTTGACATTTATGGTTGGATCTGCATTGGCCGTTTCAGGAGCTGTATTGCAAGCTATATTCAGAAATCCTATTGTAGATCCATTTTCCTTAGGTATTTCATCTGGAGCAGCATTTGGAGCAGCTCTTTCCATGCTTGTGTCTTTCTTCTCTATAACACTGTCGGCTTTTCTTTTCGGTGTACTCGCCGTAGGAATAACATATTTAGTGAGCTATTCCAAAACAAGAACAACATTGATTACAATGGTCCTGTCTGGAATGATCATCTCTGGAGTGTTTACAGCGTTCTTAACAGTACTCCAATATTTAAGTGACCCATATAAATTACAAGCAATAGTCCAATGGACCATGGGAAATCTGCATACAGCATCTTGGGAAAAAGTCAAAACTTCTGCATTGCCAATTGTTGGAGGAATTATGCTCATTATTATTTTCCGATGGAGACTCAATTTGTTGGCTTTGGGTGATGAAGAGTCAATGGCAGTTGGTGTGAATCCTAAAGGCATGAAATTGCTTATGGTGGGCTTAGCAACAATGATCACAGCAGCATCCGTAGCAGCAGTAGGAATGATCAGCCTGTTCGGATTAATTGTGCCGCATGTGACCCGGATAATTTTTGGTCCAAACAATCAAATCGGTGTTTTTGCAAACGTAAGTATTGGAGGAACATTTTTGCTGTTGATCGATGACCTTTCAAGAACATTAATGCCATTTGAAATACCAGTAGGAGTTTTCACAATGCTCCTTGGAGCTCCATTATTTATTTACCTGATGCGAAAAAATGCTGTAAACTGGAACTAA
- a CDS encoding GNAT family N-acetyltransferase, which translates to MEINKITIEKVRPEQMNEIIEYILNARKGLFPMLDHSVIPWDILKFEESYYNNPLGEFLQARNQEGKLLGVIGMMEYNHRFQHLDYPYDKVVEVARLFIEPECRRLALGTQMVKELNQIAINKGIELMYLHTHPFLKGAYEFWLKQGYGLDKKCIESKFETIHMSKYLMSKEKQKTINK; encoded by the coding sequence ATGGAGATTAATAAAATTACCATCGAAAAGGTTCGGCCAGAACAAATGAATGAAATAATAGAATACATATTAAACGCCAGAAAAGGATTGTTTCCAATGTTAGACCATTCCGTGATTCCGTGGGACATCTTAAAATTTGAAGAATCCTATTATAATAATCCGCTAGGTGAATTCTTGCAGGCAAGAAACCAAGAAGGGAAACTGCTCGGAGTTATTGGAATGATGGAGTATAACCATAGATTTCAACATCTAGACTACCCCTATGATAAAGTGGTAGAAGTTGCACGACTATTTATTGAACCAGAATGTAGAAGACTAGCATTAGGAACTCAAATGGTCAAAGAATTAAATCAAATCGCAATCAATAAAGGAATTGAGCTAATGTATTTACATACACATCCTTTTTTAAAAGGAGCATATGAGTTTTGGCTTAAACAAGGATATGGTTTAGATAAAAAGTGCATAGAATCTAAGTTTGAAACCATTCATATGAGCAAGTATCTAATGTCAAAAGAAAAACAAAAAACAATTAATAAATAA